A single Defluviitalea saccharophila DNA region contains:
- the lysS gene encoding lysine--tRNA ligase: MSEENQLHLETEEQDLNELLRIRREKLSELQEKGKDPFKLVKYDVTHHSADIHNNFEAMEGQIVCVAGRMMSKRIMGKASFCDVQDRQGRIQIYVRKDGIGEEAYEEFKRFDIGDIIGAKGEVFKTKKGEISIKADEVVLLSKSLQILPEKWHGLKDTDLRYRQRYLDLIVNPEVKNTFIKRTAIIKEIRKFLDDREYLEVETPVLHTIPGGAAARPFITHHNTLDIDMYMRIALELHLKRLIVGGMERVYEIGRVFRNEGMSVRHNPEFTLLELYEAYTDYYGMMDLTESLIRTVAKNVLGTAKVTYGEHEIDLEKPFARLTMVEAVKQYANIDFDEIHTLEEARALAKKHHIEFEERHKKGDILNLFFEEYVEKNLIQPTFIMDHPVEISPLAKRKPDNPDYTERFELFITAREFANAFSELNDPIDQRKRFEYQEELRAAGDEEANMIDEDFLTALEYGMPPTGGLGIGIDRLVMLLTNSYSIRDVLLFPTMKPRD, from the coding sequence ATGTCGGAAGAAAACCAACTCCATTTAGAAACGGAAGAACAGGATCTAAATGAATTATTAAGAATTAGAAGAGAGAAGTTAAGTGAGCTTCAAGAAAAGGGAAAAGACCCCTTTAAATTAGTAAAATACGATGTAACCCATCACAGCGCAGACATTCATAATAACTTCGAAGCAATGGAAGGACAAATTGTTTGTGTAGCAGGCCGTATGATGTCAAAACGTATCATGGGAAAAGCTTCGTTCTGTGATGTACAAGACCGTCAAGGCAGAATCCAAATTTATGTTAGAAAAGATGGCATCGGCGAAGAAGCCTATGAAGAATTCAAACGTTTTGATATAGGTGATATCATAGGCGCTAAGGGAGAAGTATTCAAGACCAAAAAAGGAGAAATCTCCATCAAAGCGGATGAAGTTGTATTGCTTTCAAAGAGTCTTCAGATTCTGCCTGAAAAATGGCACGGACTAAAAGATACGGATCTTCGTTACCGTCAAAGATATCTTGACCTTATCGTTAATCCTGAAGTAAAAAATACCTTTATTAAGAGAACTGCGATCATTAAAGAAATAAGAAAGTTCTTAGACGATAGAGAGTACTTAGAAGTAGAAACACCAGTCCTTCATACGATTCCTGGAGGTGCTGCAGCAAGACCATTTATTACGCACCATAATACATTAGATATAGATATGTATATGAGAATTGCTCTTGAACTTCATCTAAAACGCCTTATTGTCGGCGGAATGGAAAGAGTATACGAAATTGGCCGTGTATTTAGAAATGAAGGAATGTCCGTAAGACATAACCCTGAATTTACCCTTTTAGAATTATATGAAGCCTATACAGATTACTATGGTATGATGGATCTAACTGAAAGCCTCATTCGTACTGTAGCAAAAAATGTATTAGGAACTGCAAAAGTGACCTATGGAGAACATGAAATCGATTTAGAAAAGCCTTTTGCAAGATTGACTATGGTTGAAGCCGTAAAACAATATGCCAATATAGATTTTGATGAAATCCATACCCTGGAAGAAGCAAGAGCACTTGCAAAGAAACATCATATTGAATTTGAAGAACGTCATAAAAAAGGAGATATCCTCAACCTGTTCTTTGAAGAATATGTAGAAAAGAACTTGATTCAACCTACCTTTATCATGGATCATCCGGTAGAAATATCTCCTTTGGCTAAGAGAAAACCTGATAATCCTGATTATACAGAAAGATTTGAGCTCTTTATCACTGCCCGCGAATTTGCCAATGCTTTCTCAGAGCTTAATGACCCAATCGATCAGAGAAAGAGATTTGAATATCAGGAAGAATTAAGAGCGGCAGGAGACGAAGAAGCGAACATGATTGATGAGGACTTCTTAACCGCCTTAGAATATGGTATGCCGCCAACAGGAGGCTTGGGAATCGGAATCGATAGACTTGTTATGCTCCTTACCAATTCCTACTCCATAAGAGACGTCCTTCTATTCCCAACAATGAAACCAAGAGACTAA
- a CDS encoding putative glycoside hydrolase, whose translation MKKKGFKILALGIFLSIIAIGIGGCSLQKLGHLDFRKNAEAGDKSITDKDGDVKKSSILSFDAYMPQPPINYAAFLEPKKLKAIYVTGWKAGIPQYIDELVEIANTTEINAMVIDVKSDDGYITFEADVPIAKEIGATERVGIKDIEGLMDKLRENNIYPIARIVAFKDPYLAEKRPDFAIKNQDGSIFRAKGIAWVNPYNKEVWDYVLDIAKEAARVGFKEIQFDYIRFDTSAGMKSVNLGPLAETKTKTEIITEFTEYAVNELKPLGVFVSADVFGTIITSKTDADIVGQDYVEMAKHLDYICPMVYPSHYADGSLGVKYPDLQPYEIILAAMKASNEKLSAIPEGEHRAIVRPWLQDFTATWIAHYQPYGPKQLREQIQATYDAGLEEWILWSPSNRYSVGGLLPE comes from the coding sequence ATGAAGAAAAAAGGTTTCAAAATTTTAGCGCTGGGAATATTTTTAAGTATTATTGCTATAGGCATTGGAGGATGTTCACTGCAAAAATTAGGACATCTTGATTTTAGAAAAAATGCAGAAGCAGGAGATAAGAGCATTACAGATAAAGATGGAGATGTGAAAAAAAGTTCAATACTTTCCTTTGATGCTTATATGCCACAGCCTCCAATTAACTATGCTGCTTTTTTGGAACCGAAAAAACTAAAGGCCATATACGTTACAGGCTGGAAAGCCGGTATTCCCCAATATATAGACGAGCTTGTTGAAATTGCAAATACCACAGAAATTAATGCCATGGTTATAGACGTAAAAAGCGACGATGGATATATTACCTTTGAAGCCGATGTACCTATCGCCAAAGAAATCGGAGCAACCGAAAGGGTAGGCATTAAGGATATTGAAGGTTTAATGGATAAGCTAAGAGAAAATAATATTTACCCCATTGCACGGATCGTAGCGTTTAAAGATCCCTATTTAGCCGAAAAAAGGCCTGATTTTGCTATTAAAAATCAAGACGGCAGTATTTTTCGTGCGAAAGGCATTGCATGGGTCAATCCTTATAATAAAGAAGTATGGGATTATGTTTTAGATATTGCTAAAGAAGCTGCCAGAGTAGGGTTTAAAGAAATCCAATTTGACTATATCCGATTCGATACCTCGGCAGGAATGAAATCTGTTAATTTAGGACCTTTGGCCGAAACAAAGACTAAGACAGAGATCATTACCGAGTTTACCGAATATGCAGTAAATGAACTAAAACCTTTGGGTGTTTTTGTATCAGCGGACGTTTTTGGAACCATTATTACCAGTAAAACCGATGCAGATATTGTAGGCCAGGATTATGTAGAAATGGCAAAACACCTGGATTATATTTGCCCCATGGTATATCCTTCCCATTATGCCGATGGCTCTCTTGGAGTTAAATATCCCGATTTGCAGCCCTATGAAATAATTTTGGCTGCGATGAAAGCTTCAAACGAAAAACTTTCAGCAATACCTGAGGGAGAACATCGGGCGATTGTTCGTCCCTGGCTTCAAGATTTTACAGCCACTTGGATTGCTCATTATCAACCTTACGGTCCTAAACAGCTTAGAGAACAAATTCAAGCTACCTACGATGCAGGTTTAGAGGAATGGATTTTATGGAGTCCTTCCAATCGCTATTCCGTAGGAGGCTTGCTTCCAGAATAA
- a CDS encoding vitamin B12 dependent-methionine synthase activation domain-containing protein, producing the protein MMDSTVRYFENIWIEPPMGRILYRLGYKKTKTKLDDNQRERIEELIWQGVSHCHPRGAFLILPITKRTEDSITIGRHLVESKSLTELLKNSEEVALMASTIGDEIIHAIEQEIKQENSVKAVIYDSTASQIADKTVAWVMDFINKSLQKEAKELTSMRFSPGYGDLDLKYQKIFFEELKLEKLGIRLTETYMMTPEKSVTAICGVENRVRREDQ; encoded by the coding sequence ATGATGGATTCAACGGTCAGATACTTTGAAAATATATGGATTGAGCCTCCTATGGGCAGAATTTTATACCGTTTGGGATATAAAAAGACGAAAACCAAATTAGATGACAATCAAAGAGAGCGGATAGAAGAGCTTATTTGGCAAGGCGTAAGCCACTGCCACCCAAGGGGCGCTTTTTTAATATTGCCAATAACCAAGCGAACGGAAGACAGCATTACTATAGGTAGACATTTGGTTGAAAGCAAAAGTTTGACGGAACTTTTAAAAAACAGTGAAGAAGTCGCCCTTATGGCCTCTACCATTGGAGATGAGATTATTCATGCCATAGAACAGGAGATCAAACAAGAAAACTCGGTAAAAGCCGTTATATACGATTCCACTGCCTCTCAAATAGCAGATAAAACCGTTGCCTGGGTGATGGATTTTATTAATAAAAGCCTTCAAAAAGAAGCAAAAGAATTAACTTCCATGCGATTTAGTCCTGGATACGGGGATTTGGATTTAAAATACCAGAAGATATTTTTTGAAGAACTTAAACTAGAGAAATTAGGCATTCGCTTAACGGAAACATACATGATGACACCGGAGAAATCGGTAACCGCCATATGCGGAGTAGAAAACAGGGTAAGGAGAGAAGATCAGTAA
- a CDS encoding homocysteine S-methyltransferase family protein, with protein MDKAAFHKLLKERILILDGATGTQLQKKGMPKGACPEQWILENPNAILEIQKDYKEAGSDIVYAPTFGANRWKLKSFGLEDQVKEINIKLVQLSREAVGEDTLVAGNLSPTGEFIKPFGEKAFEEAVNIYKEQVQALLDGGVDLFVIETMIDIQEARAALLAVKESTDLPVMVSMTFGEDEKTLTGTDPITAAITLEALGADAIGCNCSTGPEDMLPILKKMKSVLTVPIFAKPNAGLPVMKDGEIFYDLGPIEFSNFIDEFIEAGINLIGGCCGTTPEYIRLLKEKTKTTPPKMWLKNKKSALTSVRRTVFMGENIPLVVVGERINPTGKKKLQQELLEGKLSEVRRFALEQQQKGANILDVNVGMPGIDEKKVMVNVVENLSTLSELPLCIDSSSPEVIEAALRIYPGRALLNSISGEEKKLEKLLPIAAKYGAMFIALPLDDKEVPSTAEGRIKIIDKILEEARKVGYGAQDMVVDGLVMTVSSDQKASIETLKVIEYAAKHLKTSSILGLSNISFGLPERKWLNSAFLMMAMAKGLNMAIANPSSENLMELKMAGDVLIGRDENCKNYIDYFGQSKATPQSSNDKPKEENTSTKIYNAVLKGEKEDIEGYIKQALDEGMKPFKIVDEFLIPAINKVGELYDQKEYFLPQLILSAEAMKTGFNYLEPHLLKEDSNRKKTKVIIATVKGDIHDIGKNIVGLMLKNYGFEVLDLGKDVPKEEILKQIKEQDVPIVGLSALMTTTMGEMGVVIDAAKKEGLKTKFMVGGAVVTKEFADEIGANGYAEDAIAAVRLAQLLEQ; from the coding sequence ATGGACAAAGCGGCATTTCATAAACTTCTTAAAGAAAGAATTCTTATTTTAGACGGTGCTACCGGCACACAGCTTCAAAAGAAAGGCATGCCAAAAGGCGCATGTCCTGAACAGTGGATATTAGAAAATCCTAATGCCATATTAGAGATACAAAAGGATTACAAAGAAGCGGGCTCAGACATTGTGTATGCGCCTACTTTTGGAGCGAACCGATGGAAACTTAAATCCTTTGGACTAGAAGATCAAGTAAAAGAAATCAATATCAAGCTCGTTCAATTATCACGGGAAGCAGTTGGAGAAGATACACTGGTTGCAGGAAATCTTTCGCCTACGGGGGAATTTATTAAACCCTTTGGAGAAAAAGCTTTCGAAGAAGCAGTAAATATATACAAAGAACAGGTACAAGCCCTTTTAGATGGGGGCGTTGATTTGTTTGTAATTGAAACCATGATCGACATTCAAGAGGCAAGAGCAGCTCTCTTGGCTGTCAAAGAAAGTACTGACCTGCCTGTTATGGTAAGTATGACCTTTGGAGAAGATGAAAAAACCTTAACCGGAACCGACCCAATTACTGCCGCCATTACCCTGGAGGCCTTAGGGGCAGACGCCATTGGATGCAACTGTTCCACAGGACCAGAAGATATGCTTCCTATTCTTAAGAAGATGAAAAGTGTTCTAACAGTGCCTATTTTTGCAAAGCCCAATGCAGGGCTTCCGGTGATGAAAGACGGAGAGATTTTTTACGATCTAGGACCGATAGAATTCTCAAACTTTATAGATGAGTTTATAGAAGCAGGCATCAACCTTATAGGAGGATGCTGTGGAACAACTCCCGAATACATTAGACTTCTTAAGGAGAAGACGAAAACGACGCCTCCTAAAATGTGGCTTAAAAATAAAAAAAGTGCCCTTACATCCGTAAGAAGAACGGTATTTATGGGAGAAAATATACCATTAGTCGTTGTAGGGGAGAGAATCAATCCTACAGGGAAGAAAAAGCTGCAGCAGGAACTTCTAGAGGGCAAGCTCTCGGAAGTAAGACGATTTGCCTTAGAACAGCAGCAAAAGGGAGCAAATATCTTAGATGTCAATGTCGGAATGCCAGGTATTGATGAAAAGAAGGTTATGGTGAATGTGGTAGAAAACCTGTCTACCCTTAGCGAACTTCCTCTATGTATAGATTCCTCCAGCCCTGAGGTTATAGAAGCAGCCCTTAGAATTTATCCCGGCAGGGCACTTCTAAACTCTATTTCGGGAGAAGAGAAAAAGTTAGAAAAGCTTCTTCCTATTGCCGCTAAATACGGAGCAATGTTTATTGCCCTTCCTTTAGATGACAAGGAAGTACCCAGCACTGCCGAGGGACGTATTAAAATTATTGATAAGATTTTAGAGGAAGCAAGAAAAGTAGGCTACGGCGCGCAAGACATGGTGGTGGACGGCCTTGTGATGACTGTATCCTCCGATCAAAAGGCGTCTATCGAGACTTTAAAAGTCATTGAATATGCCGCTAAGCATTTAAAAACCTCTTCCATTTTAGGATTATCCAATATATCCTTTGGACTTCCTGAAAGGAAATGGCTCAATTCAGCTTTTTTAATGATGGCAATGGCTAAAGGCCTTAATATGGCTATTGCTAATCCCAGCAGCGAAAATCTGATGGAATTAAAAATGGCAGGAGATGTCCTTATAGGCAGGGATGAAAACTGCAAAAACTATATTGATTATTTCGGGCAATCAAAAGCTACCCCTCAAAGCTCAAACGACAAGCCTAAGGAAGAAAATACATCCACCAAAATTTATAACGCTGTATTAAAAGGTGAAAAAGAAGACATAGAAGGCTATATCAAACAAGCTTTGGATGAAGGCATGAAGCCTTTTAAGATAGTAGACGAGTTTTTAATTCCGGCTATTAATAAGGTAGGGGAATTATACGATCAAAAAGAGTATTTCCTCCCTCAGCTCATTTTAAGTGCAGAAGCCATGAAAACCGGATTTAATTATTTAGAACCCCATCTTCTTAAAGAAGACAGCAACAGAAAAAAGACTAAGGTGATTATTGCAACGGTTAAAGGGGATATCCATGACATCGGCAAGAATATCGTTGGACTCATGCTTAAAAATTATGGATTCGAAGTTCTTGATTTAGGAAAAGATGTGCCAAAAGAAGAAATCCTGAAACAGATAAAAGAGCAGGATGTACCCATTGTTGGATTATCCGCCCTTATGACGACTACCATGGGAGAAATGGGCGTTGTTATTGATGCTGCAAAGAAAGAAGGGCTTAAAACCAAGTTTATGGTGGGGGGAGCCGTTGTTACCAAAGAATTTGCCGATGAAATCGGAGCCAATGGCTATGCAGAGGATGCTATTGCAGCAGTACGTTTAGCCCAACTTTTAGAACAATAA
- a CDS encoding BON domain-containing protein has protein sequence MDRDNELVHTIETALRENLKHQVIDLNIHATDGTVYLTGFVDCLADKIQAEKVVQNYVPKVRFENNLTIAMNGNISDKELKEQAEDNLRHCEFADRLKSVSVQVEGGSATLVGNVNTLADEIKALEVTRQTIGLKDVVSNLNIETAEEMYDDALLKSMVQQALNDSDLDRHSIIPIVKNGVVTLEGLVDHRYEVEMAGELIANVEGVIKIRNQLRNRQDDREDPYVY, from the coding sequence ATGGATAGAGACAATGAGTTGGTTCACACAATAGAGACTGCTCTTAGAGAGAATTTAAAGCATCAGGTGATTGATCTTAATATTCATGCCACCGATGGAACTGTGTATTTGACAGGCTTTGTAGATTGTCTGGCGGATAAAATACAAGCAGAAAAAGTCGTTCAAAATTATGTTCCCAAGGTTCGTTTTGAAAATAATTTAACCATTGCTATGAACGGAAATATATCGGATAAAGAGCTTAAAGAACAAGCAGAAGATAATCTGCGTCATTGTGAATTTGCTGATCGCCTTAAAAGTGTAAGTGTACAGGTAGAAGGTGGCTCTGCCACTCTGGTAGGAAATGTGAACACGCTGGCCGACGAAATTAAAGCCCTGGAAGTCACAAGACAGACCATCGGATTAAAGGATGTTGTAAGCAATTTAAACATAGAAACTGCCGAAGAAATGTACGATGATGCACTTTTAAAAAGCATGGTCCAACAGGCACTTAATGATTCTGATTTAGACAGGCACTCCATTATCCCAATCGTAAAAAATGGAGTGGTTACCTTGGAAGGATTGGTTGACCATCGCTACGAAGTAGAAATGGCCGGAGAGTTAATTGCCAATGTGGAAGGTGTTATAAAAATCAGGAATCAATTAAGAAATCGTCAGGACGATAGAGAGGATCCATATGTATATTAA
- the cdaA gene encoding diadenylate cyclase CdaA translates to MSSLKDILSQLKLSVMNIPHIGIVDIIDILIVAYLIYIVITWIKDTRAWALFKGLFVVFSVAIIAYVFHLNTVWWILSNAISVGIIAVFVVFQPEFRRALEQIGRGNLFTSFMIFEDQREKDEAISKSTIEAIVKAVEHMSEYKTGALIVIEKDVKLGDYERTGIMIDAIVTAQLLINIFEHNTPLHDGAVIIKNNRISAATCYLPLTDSLEISKELGTRHRAALGVSEVSDAITIVVSEETGTISVTQSGSLTRNIKGEFIRTLLTDAPNKKAEKKKRVLWKGRNKHE, encoded by the coding sequence TTGAGCTCATTAAAAGATATTCTTTCACAATTAAAATTGTCTGTTATGAATATCCCCCATATTGGTATAGTTGATATTATCGATATTCTTATTGTTGCATATCTTATTTATATCGTCATTACATGGATTAAGGATACTAGGGCATGGGCTCTTTTTAAAGGGCTTTTTGTAGTTTTTTCAGTTGCTATTATTGCGTATGTCTTTCATTTAAATACAGTATGGTGGATTTTATCCAATGCAATATCCGTAGGGATTATTGCTGTATTTGTTGTTTTTCAACCTGAATTTAGAAGAGCCTTGGAACAAATTGGACGAGGGAATTTATTTACTTCTTTTATGATATTTGAAGATCAAAGAGAAAAAGATGAGGCAATTTCAAAAAGTACAATAGAAGCTATCGTTAAAGCTGTAGAGCATATGTCAGAGTATAAAACAGGAGCCCTTATTGTCATAGAAAAAGATGTAAAACTTGGAGATTACGAAAGAACGGGCATTATGATCGATGCTATCGTTACTGCTCAGCTGCTTATTAATATATTTGAGCATAATACACCTCTTCATGATGGGGCAGTTATTATTAAAAATAATAGAATATCGGCAGCTACCTGTTATCTTCCTCTAACGGACAGTTTAGAAATCAGTAAGGAATTAGGAACAAGACACAGAGCAGCTCTAGGTGTAAGTGAAGTCTCGGATGCCATTACAATTGTCGTATCAGAAGAGACAGGAACCATATCGGTTACACAATCCGGTTCCCTTACACGAAACATTAAGGGAGAATTCATCAGAACGCTATTAACGGATGCCCCCAATAAGAAAGCAGAAAAGAAAAAACGTGTTTTATGGAAGGGGCGAAATAAGCATGAGTGA
- a CDS encoding CdaR family protein, whose protein sequence is MSDFFGKNLEWKIFSLVLAIGLWLVVINIKNPEETMSFTLPVTIENMETVTSRYDLIVSNLEDIQNKTVKINLRGNRLTLESLKNNKKYLNEIKAVADLELFRYAKADEINKIPIVISFSDEYRGLVFEERNQIRYLEVILEKKKSITKAIQVDTVGQTEDGYVILEPKATPGEIVLTGAESLIDQVNSVRVSINVEDIVKNKKISNLEPKVYDDQGKEILGLEKSIDSVSVNLSVGKKKKVVLQHDIQGTYAPGHITTGIKIEPEEVVIVGAEDVVNKLNQLRLSTIIFDNLDATTTFNPEIILPPGVSLWNGEDTKVAVTIEVKNQIVKEFKIPTSSLTVKTDLQFRYISREVTVYLQGIEEDINRITENMIAGTIDVSDYGVGKHTVTVDFNLPKNIKQVGETPRVEIELIAPEEQQDDLEDGSAGTE, encoded by the coding sequence ATGAGTGATTTTTTTGGAAAAAATTTAGAATGGAAAATCTTTTCGCTTGTTTTGGCAATAGGCTTATGGCTTGTTGTAATCAATATAAAGAACCCCGAAGAAACTATGTCATTCACTCTTCCTGTTACCATCGAAAATATGGAAACCGTTACATCAAGATATGATTTAATCGTATCCAACTTAGAAGACATTCAAAATAAAACGGTTAAAATTAACTTAAGAGGCAATAGATTAACCTTGGAAAGTTTAAAGAACAACAAGAAATATTTAAACGAGATCAAAGCCGTTGCGGATCTTGAATTGTTTCGCTACGCGAAAGCGGACGAGATCAATAAAATTCCTATCGTTATTTCATTTTCTGATGAATATAGAGGACTTGTTTTTGAAGAACGAAATCAGATAAGATATTTAGAAGTGATCTTAGAAAAGAAAAAAAGTATAACAAAGGCAATTCAAGTAGATACGGTGGGACAAACAGAGGATGGCTATGTCATCTTAGAACCTAAGGCAACACCGGGCGAAATTGTTTTAACCGGTGCAGAATCCCTTATTGACCAAGTGAATTCTGTCAGAGTATCTATTAATGTAGAAGATATTGTTAAGAACAAAAAAATTTCAAACCTTGAACCTAAAGTATATGATGATCAAGGAAAAGAAATTTTAGGTCTTGAAAAAAGCATTGACAGTGTATCTGTAAATCTTAGTGTAGGGAAAAAGAAAAAAGTAGTCTTACAGCATGACATACAAGGCACCTATGCTCCAGGACATATTACAACAGGCATAAAAATAGAACCAGAAGAAGTTGTAATAGTAGGCGCTGAAGATGTGGTGAATAAATTAAATCAGCTTAGGCTTTCAACGATTATTTTTGATAATTTAGACGCGACCACCACCTTCAATCCGGAAATTATCCTTCCACCAGGAGTTTCCCTATGGAACGGGGAAGATACTAAGGTAGCTGTCACTATAGAAGTCAAGAATCAAATCGTAAAAGAATTTAAAATACCGACTTCAAGTTTAACGGTTAAAACAGATTTGCAATTTAGATACATTTCAAGAGAAGTAACAGTATATCTTCAAGGCATAGAAGAGGATATCAACAGAATTACCGAGAATATGATCGCAGGAACCATAGATGTTTCAGACTATGGAGTGGGTAAACATACAGTTACAGTGGATTTTAATTTGCCTAAAAACATTAAACAGGTAGGAGAAACCCCGCGAGTGGAAATAGAACTCATTGCACCTGAAGAACAACAAGATGACCTTGAAGATGGAAGTGCCGGAACCGAATAA
- the glmM gene encoding phosphoglucosamine mutase, giving the protein MGRLFGTDGVRGVANTELTIELAYKLGQAGAYVLTKETHHQPIILVGRDTRISGNMLESALVAGICSVGAKAIKIGVVPTPAVAYLTRKYKADAGVVISASHNPVKYNGIKFFNSEGYKLRDELEEEIEGIILDHTEELPTPIGDEVGTIVEEPNALNEYVDFLKSTVDVDLKGLKIAVDCANGAAYMAGPKVLEALGAELIVIGNEPNGCNINKNCGSTHMEGLQEMVKANKVDLGLAFDGDADRCLAVDENGNLVDGDQIMAICGLQMKKENTLTGNTIVATVMSNLGLFIMAEKNGLNIEKTKVGDRYVLEEMLKDNYKLGGEQSGHIIFLDYNTTGDGILTALQLLSVMKKTGKKLSELASVMEVLPQVLVNAKVSNDKKYSYLENEKIKKAIEELEAKFAGEGRVLIRPSGTEPLVRVMIEGKDEKVLKEEAEKLAELIKAELNK; this is encoded by the coding sequence ATGGGAAGATTATTTGGAACCGATGGTGTTCGTGGGGTAGCGAATACGGAATTAACCATTGAATTAGCATATAAGTTAGGGCAGGCAGGAGCCTATGTCCTCACAAAAGAAACCCATCATCAGCCTATTATTTTAGTTGGAAGAGATACCAGAATATCAGGGAATATGTTAGAATCTGCCCTGGTTGCAGGTATTTGCTCCGTAGGCGCAAAGGCTATAAAGATCGGTGTAGTACCTACTCCGGCAGTAGCATACCTTACAAGAAAATATAAGGCCGATGCAGGGGTAGTGATCTCTGCCTCCCATAATCCGGTAAAATACAACGGAATCAAATTCTTTAACAGCGAAGGTTATAAACTAAGAGATGAACTTGAAGAAGAAATTGAAGGCATCATATTAGATCATACAGAAGAGCTTCCAACTCCCATAGGAGATGAAGTAGGTACTATCGTTGAAGAACCTAATGCTTTAAATGAATATGTAGATTTCTTAAAGTCAACCGTCGATGTAGACTTAAAGGGACTTAAAATTGCCGTAGACTGTGCCAATGGTGCAGCTTACATGGCAGGACCTAAAGTATTGGAAGCCTTAGGAGCAGAGCTTATTGTAATAGGCAATGAGCCAAACGGATGCAATATCAATAAAAATTGCGGCTCAACCCATATGGAAGGACTTCAAGAAATGGTTAAAGCCAATAAAGTTGACCTTGGTCTTGCTTTTGATGGAGATGCCGATAGATGTCTCGCTGTAGATGAAAACGGCAATCTTGTTGACGGGGATCAGATTATGGCAATCTGTGGTCTTCAGATGAAAAAGGAAAACACACTAACTGGAAACACAATCGTTGCTACTGTAATGAGCAATTTAGGACTTTTTATCATGGCAGAGAAAAACGGTCTTAACATTGAAAAAACCAAAGTAGGAGACCGCTATGTATTAGAAGAAATGTTAAAAGACAATTATAAATTAGGTGGAGAGCAATCAGGACATATCATATTCCTTGATTATAATACCACTGGAGATGGAATACTTACTGCCCTTCAGCTTTTATCCGTTATGAAAAAGACAGGCAAAAAGCTTTCCGAATTAGCAAGCGTTATGGAAGTACTTCCTCAGGTTTTAGTTAATGCGAAGGTTTCTAACGATAAAAAATATTCTTACTTAGAAAATGAAAAAATCAAAAAAGCCATTGAAGAGCTGGAAGCAAAGTTTGCCGGTGAAGGCAGAGTACTTATTCGTCCTTCTGGAACCGAACCTCTTGTTAGAGTAATGATAGAAGGAAAAGATGAAAAAGTATTAAAAGAAGAAGCAGAAAAATTAGCAGAACTCATTAAAGCAGAATTAAACAAATAG